Proteins encoded in a region of the Solanum stenotomum isolate F172 unplaced genomic scaffold, ASM1918654v1 scaffold22793, whole genome shotgun sequence genome:
- the LOC125851129 gene encoding protein LURP-one-related 11-like: MSRVYSNLSTIKISNYVSPRIETFTLWMKSLVYHGNGCTVYDSNGQIVYRIDNYNIKRSKEVHLMDCNGKVLFSIRNRKVPVFGHWDGYKRSYDGVTSKEIPWFQVKKIHNVLRGYNVNYYNVILGCNSEASCYNIIILATKSIKIVNQHGGLVTEVKQKQASSGVLFGDDVLTLVVEPHVDQSLVMALVTVCGLIHHRI; encoded by the exons atgtcTAGAGTTTACTCAAACCTAAGTACAATTAAAATTTCGAATTATGTAAGTCCAAGAATAGAAACATTCACTTTGTGGATGAAATCTCTAGTGTACCATGGAAATGGATGTACTGTTTATGACTCAAATGGACAAATTGTTTATAGAATTGACAATTACAATATTAAACGTAGCAAAGAAGTTCATCTTATGGATTGCAATGGCAAAGTTCTCTTCTCTATTCGAAATAGG AAAGTTCCAGTATTTGGACATTGGGATGGCTATAAACGGAGTTATGATGGAGTTACTAGTAAAGAAATACCATGGTTTCAAGTGAAGAAAATTCACAATGTTCTTAGAGGATATAATGTGAACTATTATAATGTTATATTGGGATGTAATTCTGAAGCAAGTTGTTATAACATTATTATCCTTGCCACAAAATCTATCAAGATTGTGAACCAACATGGCGGACTTGTCACAGAG GTAAAACAAAAACAAGCAAGTTCAGGAGTATTATTTGGAGATGATGTGTTAACATTGGTGGTGGAACCTCATGTGGATCAATCATTAGTTATGGCTCTTGTAACTGTTTGTGGTTTAATCCATCATAGAATTTGA
- the LOC125851128 gene encoding protein LURP-one-related 11-like isoform X1, giving the protein MAKVHPNKSNYLSTTSSSSSSFSSISSNFYVSPRREIFTLWMKSLVYHGNGCTVYDSNGKIVYRIDNYNIKRSKQVHLMDSNGKVLFSIRNRKVPVFGHWDGYKWSYDGVTSKEIPWFQVKKIHNVLREVNVNYYNVILGCNSEASCYNIILTTKSIKIVNQHGRLVAEVKQKQASSGVLFGDDVLTLVVEPHVDQSLIMALVTVCGLIHHKI; this is encoded by the exons ATGGCTAAAGTTCACCCAAACAAGTCAAATTATCTAAGTACaacttcttcatcatcatcatctttttcttctatttcatctAACTTTTATGTGAGTCCAAGAAGAGAAATATTCACTTTGTGGATGAAATCTCTAGTCTACCATGGAAATGGATGTACTGTTTATGACTCAAATGGAAAAATTGTTTATAGAATTGACAATTACAACATTAAACGTAGCAAACAAGTTCATCTCATGGATTCCAATGGCAAAGTTCTCTTCTCTATTCGAAATAGG AAAGTTCCTGTATTTGGACATTGGGATGGTTATAAATGGAGTTATGATGGAGTTACTAGTAAAGAAATACCATGGTTTCAAGTGAAGAAAATTCACAATGTTCTTAGAGAAGTTAATGTGAACTATTATAATGTTATATTAGGATGTAATTCTGAAGCAAGTTGCTATAACATTATCCTTACCACAAAATCTATCAAGATTGTGAACCAACATGGCCGACTTGTCGCTGAG GTAAAACAAAAACAAGCAAGTTCAGGAGTATTATTTGGAGATGATGTATTAACATTGGTGGTGGAACCTCATGTTGATCAATCATTAATTATGGCTCTTGTCACTGTTTGTGGTCTAATCCATCACAAAATTTGA
- the LOC125851128 gene encoding protein LURP-one-related 11-like isoform X2 — protein sequence MAKVHPNKSNYLSTTSSSSSFSSISSNFYVSPRREIFTLWMKSLVYHGNGCTVYDSNGKIVYRIDNYNIKRSKQVHLMDSNGKVLFSIRNRKVPVFGHWDGYKWSYDGVTSKEIPWFQVKKIHNVLREVNVNYYNVILGCNSEASCYNIILTTKSIKIVNQHGRLVAEVKQKQASSGVLFGDDVLTLVVEPHVDQSLIMALVTVCGLIHHKI from the exons ATGGCTAAAGTTCACCCAAACAAGTCAAATTATCTTAGTACaacttct tcatcatcatctttttcttctatttcatctAACTTTTATGTGAGTCCAAGAAGAGAAATATTCACTTTGTGGATGAAATCTCTAGTCTACCATGGAAATGGATGTACTGTTTATGACTCAAATGGAAAAATTGTTTATAGAATTGACAATTACAACATTAAACGTAGCAAACAAGTTCATCTCATGGATTCCAATGGCAAAGTTCTCTTCTCTATTCGAAATAGG AAAGTTCCTGTATTTGGACATTGGGATGGTTATAAATGGAGTTATGATGGAGTTACTAGTAAAGAAATACCATGGTTTCAAGTGAAGAAAATTCACAATGTTCTTAGAGAAGTTAATGTGAACTATTATAATGTTATATTAGGATGTAATTCTGAAGCAAGTTGCTATAACATTATCCTTACCACAAAATCTATCAAGATTGTGAACCAACATGGCCGACTTGTCGCTGAG GTAAAACAAAAACAAGCAAGTTCAGGAGTATTATTTGGAGATGATGTATTAACATTGGTGGTGGAACCTCATGTTGATCAATCATTAATTATGGCTCTTGTCACTGTTTGTGGTCTAATCCATCACAAAATTTGA